CATCAGAATGTTCCACTTAACATGCTTGTTTTCTGGTGCACAAATTAACCTTGTGAAAATGGAAATCGTAAATTcgaaattatatttatatatatttgcttttaattaatCTGACGTCTGCACGTTAGTATAATATTTCcagtaataatttttatgatagTCGACAGATTGCTGTGTTTCAAAAAGTATAGAGGACCAGACAAAATAGAAGCGTTAGTAGCTGATTTGACAAGAGTTTATTTTGAACCAGCTCGTGATAGATCACACCCCAGGTAGTGCATAATCACAAGGGTGGCTGCTTTCAATTTGTGGTCTAGAATGCCGCCGAGGAGTCGCCTTCTCGGAGCACGGCACGCATAAGTTTGGATCAATTTACAAGCTCAACCAATTACAAAAACTTGCAGAGATTTTGGGACACTAATGGCTTCCCATTCAGGAATTTTGACAAAGACAAAGGTTTCCCAAGAGCAGTAAAGGAgcaacatttaacaaaaataattcagatTCAGTGTTCTATGCTAAGGTAAATATCTTCTGTCAGcaactttaaatatttcatgggaagtcttttttttaaactcatgaCTCAGCTCCTCTTTTCCTACACCTGAACCCCCATGTTCAGTCTTAGCTTCACAtggttttgtaaaatataataatgtttgagttgtaaataaaaacagcataACAAAGAAGTCATGGGAGACTATTAATTGACAGATCTGAAAATGAAAGCGCAGTTTGACTGTCATCATATGCTTTCTCGCCTATGTCAAGTCATCTTGCTAAACCAGAATACATTTAAACAACATGTAGTGTTTTACATTGTTAAAATTTGCACCAGTTCATTTAGgcagaagtcttttttttaagcagtagaacatgtaaaaataatttacttatgCAAATTGAAtactaaataaatgttattacaatGATTTTTGTTAGAATCTAAGAAAGTTTTCTTGCTTGCATGGTCTTCATTTGCCTATTTACTTTTTGATGGAAATATTGGCAGTAAGAAGTTGTATCTTGGGTTGCTGTGTGTAGATGTGCCAGAATCTGATGGTGGAACAGGGCTCGATTATTTGGCTTATGCAGTAGCCTTGGAAGAAATATCTCGTGGATGTGCTTCCACAGGATGTATCATGAGCGTTAAcaatgtaagtgtgtgtgtatgtgtgttttgtacatGCAATGTaactttgtttgtgtgtgtttgtggttttcGTAGTGTGTGACTGGGTGTGTTTTATGTGCACTGATGTATTTCAGAGTAGATTGAGACtaatgaataatttataaagttttttttttttaattcatagcTTTCATGTTTAggtagtttagtttattccttgttactccttgaggagcatagggccacaacaaggCTATCATGTTTATGATAATGATATGTATGGCACTTAAAATTGTATTCTTAAATTTCCCATTGACATGGGAGGAGTTAAAGggcaagtaaaataaaatttgtttcccCTTCATCCCAGTGACTTTTCATCCATGACATTTTTAGCATGATGCCAGAACCACACTATTAGATGCTGTGGTATACTGTTATGAGTTATTCTCAATGTGGTGTTAGATATATAGGTACagtaaaacatttcttgctgaGCAGAGGTAGTGCAGAATTTTCCTGTGTGGTCACCGCTGAAAAAATTCATTGTTGAAGCATGGTCtggctttaaaaaattaatatctaTTTCAGTTATATGggtctattatttattttgttttggtttttttttttcagagtttgTATCTTGGACCTATAGAGAAGTATGCAACTGACAAACAGAaggaacagtttttaaaacCATTCTTAAATGGAGACAGGGTTGGATGTTTTGCATTAAGTGAACCAGGTGCATACCTGTCTATTATTGCATCATTTCATTATCAAAGCTTTTTCAGAGTTTGCTTTCATTCAGCTTTCTTAAGAGAGTTCATATATAATTTCAGCATATAACTTTCTGATCATATATAAGCTGCACAACGTTACACAATTATCTATGGTTTAGAGTTaatgtcttttaaaacaaatggaaTGAAATAGGGCATgactctctttaaaaaaaaacaacagagaaattATGGCTTCTTTTAAGCTTTGGTTATGTTAAAAGAGCATAACATTTCACTAGAAGATGCGTTCAGTAAGGGTGACTGGGGTTCTTGAAGAATCTTATTTTGTAAGGAATAAAGTTGTCAACTGTGGGAAAACAACTTGTCTCATGGTTCATTGTCAAGCAACGGAAGTGATGCTGGAGCAGCAAGTTGTACAGCAAGATTGATGTGATCTTGTAATATTAAATGGAACAAGCATGGATACAAGGTATGAAGCAGAGGCCACAgttgtgtgttttaatttttattatttttgaatgtgtgcatgtatgctttTCCTTCTGTATTTGCTCGCTCAAGATGACATACACATGTATGTTTTTATGACTTACTggtgttttcattttaagtttaaGCCCAgataattgtttttataaaagaatgtaATTTATATATCAAATTAATGAGGATTTACAtggaattattttctttgttttaagttCTACAATGATATGAGttacagaaaaacaagatttaTCAAAAGTAGGatgcattttaaatgaagaaatgttgTTGTGATCTATGTAAAAGACTTGTCTAAAAGTGTAATCTTTATAGCATAGCAATATGAAACTTCAATTATCTTTTTCGTATTTCACACTACAGATAAGAAGTCAGAACTCGGTAGACGATAGAGTTATTTAGTGTACATGCAAGATGCCAAggaaaactgtaataaaaacaatttctgaaTGTATATTGTTAATTTCTTTTGGGTAACTATTTTTATCCTGATTATGCATAGGTGTTGCTGTCTGCTGTCGGACAAGCGCTTAGTCTCTTGCCCCAAGTTCTCCACTGTTTCTCGCAGCCTAACATGGATGTGTGAAAAGAAGTTTGTCATCAGTTATCGTTTTTATAGTTAACTGAAATATGAATAACCGGAATTTTTAGTATTAATGGGAATCTCGCGCATTNNNNNNNNNNNNNNNNNNNNNNNNNNNNNNNNNNNNNNNNNNNNNNNNNNNNNNNNNNNNNNNNNNNNNNNNNNNNNNNNNNNNNNNNNNNNNNNNNNNNTGATATTTGAAGACTGTCGCATTCCAAGGGAAAATATGCGGGAGAGCCTGGCTTTGGTTTTAAGATTGCTATGGTAAGTGGCTGTTTTACGTGTTGAATGATAGAAAAGGGAAAAGGCAATGAATAAATGATGGTAAAATAGTGGTGACAGATCCCTCATGGAGGGGgccaaaaataatttctgaagttcacaattttaaatgattaaaaaaatatcatgaaattttttttgacTGCGGACAAGAATTTGTCATTTACAAGGGATTTCTACAAATATCTTTGATATGTATTGTAAGACAACTATGATGAGGCCAAATATGGAAGTGACCAGTCACAGGCTTTAGGATATTGCACACAGTGAGATACTGGGATGAATTGAGTGGATTGTGGAGGACTACACACACGGAATAAAAGTTATGGTACTGAGAGATGAAAGGATAAAGGTTTAGATTTGTGCTATATTAGTACAACagcatttctttattatcaatGGCCATTTATGGgttttattatctttaattGTTAAACTATAAGACAACACTGTTAGTTATTTCCTATTTCCTTATTATTAGTTACTTTTACTACATACACGAACAGACTCTTTTATTGCCAATTGGGTTTAATGGACttgagaaatataaatattaagaaagTGAGAGTTCATTAATCTGTTAAGTGGCTATGAACATGAAGAATGCTATAAATTTGTCACAAAACAAGATCTTTGAACTGTGATGTGAACAAAGTAAAATGACACTTCATTTTTGGTGACATGTAAAAATCTATGAATGTTTTAGACATGCAGATGGGATCTCTGGATACAGAACATACATGCTGGATCCCTGAACCCtgtaaaatgtataaatgtattcaCTAGATCCTAAACACTGTGAAACATACTATACCCAAATGctgtttgctgatgacataTGACTGAAGTGAAAGTATGTAGACTTAAGTCTACTTAAGAATTCTTTCTGTTAACAGGCGGCCCTTGAATGTGCCATTGATTATGCCAACAAACGTAACAGTTTTGGCATGCCAATTTCTAAGCTGCAAGCTATTCAGGTATCATTATATcacattatttatataatgcgagtttcatgtgcatgtgtgtttgtgtacattaatgtgtttgtgtttgcatatgCATTTTTGATTCCATCTCTTTTGTTCAAAGGATTATTTTTTCACTGAACAGTCTCAAacattaaggtgaccagacgtcccgctttaggcgggacagtcccgcttttgacctcgtgtcacgcctgaatatcgggtggaacgcccaatgtcccgctttctggctttctggaagtccatcaaatgtcccggttgtctttaaaaatctgaataccgtacgctgatacgcccccccccccttttttcggcgttttttgtcggtgacgacaccatcttcggcacgtgtcccgctttcgctcctgaaacgtctggtcaccttacaaaCATCTCATTGCCGAGTCAGGTCTGAAACATGAGTCATGATGAATATTCAGAGACACTTGTTTTCTGAGTTGGCTTCTGGTTCAGAGCCTTTCAGCAGGAAGTTTCTTAGactggaaaaaatttattttgtagattattaaaaacatttatagagTCTTTTTTATCTTTAGGTGAGAGACAGCACCATGATTCCAGAAATGAAAATCAGCAATGTTCTCTTTAACTTTTTGCTCCACAGATGAAACTTGCTGATATGGGCATGAGGTTAGAAAGTGCTCGACTTCTTACATGGAAGGCAGCCATGCTGAAGGATGCAGGATTGCCATACACAAAGGTAATTTACACCTTACCAGAAGTAACTTATTGTGGCTTATTCTCTATCTTTTTGTGCAACAGTTAGCACCAATGACAAATGAAGAgagctgtcttgggttcagatatCATCTCAGGCTTGTTCTTTATCTGCATGGGAGGTCtctttatagggctggctgcttggccatcatatagccttagttgctggcttggtgtaaagcACCAGCTTCTTCACCCCTTCACTGGTGACTCCTATATTGCTCTGTTATAACTGTATAGTATTATTACTTTAAAGAATGACCACAAAATTGCAGATGTGTACCTGATGTAtgattttacttgttttataaCTTTTGTAACACTAATTGTTGCTATTTCTTTAGTTAGCTGCCATGGCAAAACTAGCTGCTTCAGAGACGGCGACATACAATGCTCATCAGGTATTGTAGTCTCTTCTAGTTGAGACTAAAATCGCATACATAAAACGTGCAGGCATATACACTTTCACTGGAATGTGTAAAAAAATGCATGTGTACACTCAGTGAGTTGCTCATAccaagattgaaaaaaaaaagtcataacaAAGAAAGGATCCTattttaattaagatcagatTAAATAAGATGTATCCTGCTCTTTATGGTGTTAATATACATTTCATCTTATTCAAGTAGGGTTTTTTGCAAAAATTGGTAACAGCAATTTGAGTTGGAGCTCTGATTTTCTTTGCAGGCAATCCAAATTCTAGGGGGAATGGGCTACGTCACTGATATGCCTGCTGAACGCTATTACCGAGATGCCCGCATTACTGAGATCTATGAAGGAACGAGTGAAATACAGCGTCTTGTTATTGCAGGCAACTTGCTAAAAGAGTACTCctagaataaaattaatattgatTTTCCTTGAAAATTGACCTCATTGatgcagtttaaaaatgtgcatatatTTCTGTGGGCATGCATGTGAAGGGATGGGAGAGAGCAGACGAGAGAGTGGGAAGGATCTTCAGACTATAAAAACACTGGAGTCAGTATTCAACCTCAAACGAGATGCCCATTTTATAGCATTCATTAGATTATggttgtggattttttttccctaaagaTGCCCTACTTGTCACAGTATGTCTGTTATAATGGAAGCATTGAAATTTGGAGCAAAGGGAAAAGTTCCTAATAGCTGATGAcaagtgcagaaaaaaagaaaattgcacaTCTGTTTGAAGAAGCTGAATAAAAAAGgcattaaaatatcttaaaatcaGGCATTATTGGGGTTTTTCTCCATCTAGTTATAGCTTATATAGTTGTCCTTTTCCTGCCAAAGGGAGACTACTTATATATACGTTTAAGCTCGGATACTTGAGGATTATGCTTTTGATCTGCTGTGGAAAAGGAGAATGTTGTCTTAGTTGTTATCAGGCAGCAAGAACACTTTATAAGATCCCAGTAATTGGTGTTAAAGCAGCCTTCACAACATTCATCTTACAGATGATGAACTAATCTGACTGTGTGCAACTAAGCTTAAAATTTTCAATGCAGGGATAGGATGTACAAAAAATCATAGTCATCAGTGGTAGTTTGATCCCATTTTgaccaacatttttctttttcttcttcatctaaCAAGAGTGAATCAAATGCAGTAATGCTAGTTAGCCAACacattcatcattattttttctggaTGGTCTTATCTCCAACTGTTTTTCACAGTTGTTTCATCCCATCAAAGATCAGTgtaaatttatgtaaatatgtagACATGAAACAAGATATGCTGCtgaatataaaacatttatgtaaagttcctttgtgtaaatgtgtttggACCTTTTACTGGTGCTTTACACAgtggaaaaaagaatttttcaatTTCATCCATCTGTTGTAATCTCTCTTGGTGATgaatcaaatatattttgagtgtACACCAAGATATAAATAAGTGTacatttaaactatttaaaaatgtaaagttagCAATGTGAAGCAGGAACCcaagatataaatatttgtgtgctaTTGTAATAGCTGCTTGGTGACACGTACACTGTACAGAGATTCAAGTGTTATGCGAGTgttcattttattacttttattccAGCCACTTTTTTCCTGGACTGGATCTATATTCAACGTGCCTGAAGGCACTTCATTTGTGAGAGATATCattaaagaacaataaaaaaggggtgtgtgtgtaatgaATTTGATAACAtggttattgtttattttctgtttatggACCTCGATCAGTGCTTTGGAATTTTGTTGTACTAATAAAGAAGTTTCTTGCAGTGAAATAGCATTGTGTTGCTTGCACAGTGAAAAGCACAAGTAAAaagtacaataaacatttattaataatatatagtTAATAGATATTAATTGGAACAGTATAAATCttttatcaataataataacagacaaACCATCCACAAGAGTGCCAATAGACAAAAAGAGATTACTTGAAAAGCCTGCACAGGTAACGTACTCGCAAAGAATTAAATTTTTCtggtttaattttgttgttatttccaTAGCAAAAGAaattcagaaaaacaaattttctacaAAGCTTGctgtaaaatatatgttgatATTGCATATAACAGTTAATGATTGATTTCAATTAAATTTGGTCGTAATGATCTTAATGATCATTCTTTAAATCTGTTAATGTATGTTGGGATCAGTTATAGTCATGTTATATTGAACTACAGTCatatctctctactatgccaccccgctactatgccactctcggtattgtgccacttttgctcggtcccgactataaattcaatgtaaaaaaaaatttactatgccacccctactctcgctactatgtcacttttttgtgattgttaaaaggcacaagttgtgaaattccgcgcagtgctcgattattatactctatggtagtgtgggacatcgcagttaggtggacggaacctagcacgcacacagggagggtggagggtggcgatgggggtaggtcgctggccgggtgacagtcacgtgacagagggagagcgggagggggtcgactagcgacagatGCAGGTGcgtggatgtggttgggaggggtagaggatgaagaggtgagggggagaatgagaggagacagctagcgccagctgactattcttgagagctttggactgacgggtaacttgagcaaataaagccgcttttacgaaccctccgtattatgccactctcgctactatgccacttttgctcggtcccggtaggtggcatagtagggagatttgactgtacttgAACAGATCAGTAAAATATGAATAACCATCATTATTTCTAAACAGTCTTTCAAGTCTTCTGTAAATataaatcagtggttctcaaagagTGAgtcgcggaccacctgacttctGCGTTCGGCTCACAAGTGGTCAGCAGCTGTCATcttatgtcagcaaagtgatgatTAAATCGCCAGATATGCTAATTAGTGCACAATTAatttcacacgagttttaattttatcgatcCCCAACTGCTCGTTCCCATAAAAGGTACATTTCGTTTTAAGctgtaatgaaataaatttgaaattcacggcacagtgttgatgatggtgattacaATATTAggcataaaaatcatttttcccGTGCCGGGAATCGAACCCGGGCCGCCTGGGTGAAAGCCAGAAATCCTAGCCACTAGACCACACGGGATGTTGAGTTTCCAGTGAGCTAAGAGTTAACAAGACCTTGCAGCTTCTGTAGTCGATACCCTTTTGAACTTTGTCTACAGGGTAGGTGTATACTACACTAAGTGTATACTATTTGACCACATAACTGATCAGTGGACTACACGCAAATCGTATCTTTAGTGGCGAAATCTTATCTCAGTAACCTAGTTCACAGGCGAGAAACTGTGAACTGGATAAACAACTATTCACTTGTAGTGCTTGTACATGCGTGATGCGCCGTCATACGAACTCTCGTATCAACAGAGGTGAAAAAGTCTAATTTTAAATGTCTACGCGCAACTGAAAATACTTgaacagacaaaatgttttcttggtcTTCGTTTTCTGCCGTCGCATAAGAACCACTGACCTATACGATAACCTATAACTTTGCACCTTGCTTTCTCGAGAAGAAAGTATCGGGAGGGTGGTGTATTCACATATATCgaaatatcttgcactgaaccTTACCCAGTCAtcagaaaaaattacaaattgcATCCCACaccttaaaacaaaaataaaaaatgacaataattgtGTACAGAAACGTGTCTTATTGTTAACTTGGACATAATTTCCACTAAAAAGATCCGTAAAAAATTGCATAGTTACTTCTAAATGTCGAAGCCAGATTCAGTATACGCCTGTATGTCTTTTAGTAAGTTGGCATTGAAAGACTTGTAATTATTTGTCAAATTGATCTTTTTTCAAGGATCAAGGCCTGTAGGCTACAAGCGACACATCGATAATTTTGCAGTTTATCCTGCTCATGCAGAATGATTTTCCCTTACATCACTTACGTTTTTTACCATGAAGAGGCAGGTGTGCAAGGAGGGAACATAGTTTCGTCACAGTTGCAAATTTCCTATTAGCTTTATGGGGGGAAGGGGAGTTttggacaacacacacacagacgaagaCCGACTTGCAAAGGAAGTAAAGTATTATTAGATATTATatccaataaaaattaaaagcgaTGCATTTTATGGCTAGAGAAATAGTTACAGTGTCCTCGGCGTTGTCCTGTGTACAGGGTAGCAAGCTATGAGCAAGTACTTGAACGAGACAGGTCGCAAGATCCTGTATGGTTGCGAGTGGCCACTCCACGTTCCATCAGGAGTACAGGTTGTAGAACCACAAGACTTTAGCAATAGTCACGGCAGGCATTCACGTGAAACCTCTAAATTACGGGACTCTTGAGGGCACCAGTATACATGCCTCACCcactaattgtttttaaatctctacttttttcacaaataagctgcactggtttataagccgCAGCTATccacaacttgaaagctgcattgtAGGCATTTGGTCTCGTTTTCGGCATGATGAGGATGTGTGCCTCAGCAACTGATCCGAATGCTTCTTTTGTATGCGGCTTTGATTTAAAGaagtgaacagttaacactgtagCAACGTTAatagttaacactttaacatggagctcatggaaaattaatcagaatctgaaaaatccgcaTCACTGTTTAAGccgcagggtttaaagctgggaAAAAGTGTTGTGGCTTTCAATGATAAATTTACGGTCATTGTTTTTAGACCTGTAGTTAAAATTATTGGAATGTTTATGAACTGTAGAGGGTTTGTAGAATACGCACTCTCCCAACATTGGAAGTTTTATCCCATAGAAGAAAGTTTTAAACGAAAGCAAACGCCAGCCAAATAGCTGTTTATGAGTATGTGTAATGACACTAACTTTTTGATAAAACGTGGTGGGAATATGTAAACTACAGCCAGTTccaattttaaacatttttaggCTTTAAATCTATGTAAATaataagttttataaaatttttataacccttaaaactaaaactgtttaaaaacattttgtactaCTAACCTCATGTAGCAGTAAGCTGCTTTTGCAACCTATCCGCGACCAGCCATTAACAATAATCGGACGGCGTCTTCCTTCCTCTCAACGCTCTAAACTGTAAAGGGTCAGACATGAGTCCACTGCATGCAAGCTGTTTtatacgggtatcgaaccagctaTAATCTTCTAAAAACTCGGCTACCAGATTCCTCAATTTAACAGCACTTGATATATCTCTTCGTACAACCATCGcaactggggtttttttttttttttaaatccagtcTGTTTCTCTTTGACAGACCACATATATTTCCGCGTGGCTGAAGCCCCTCCAGACGAAAGGGACCTTCGCCTTGGCCATTCTGTACACAAAGACAGATCCCACACCTGTGGCTTACTCAATTTCGTTTCAAGATCTAGGACTGCCAGTTACGAGTGACTACAATATGACCGACGTGTACGATAATTCGTTCTGTGGTTCCTTCAGTTATTCGCAAACCATCACCGTACATTTAGACCTCTCAGGAGTGCGTCTGTGGAAGCTCACCCCTATAAACTAGAGTGAAACTTTTCCAGCTCGATCTCCTGTAATTCTTTGACACTCATACCATTTCAGTAACAGCTACATTTTGCTGAGACCTAGAAACTCCACAGGTTCTCCTtggctgaataaaaaaattgtgtcatttgatttgtttttggaTGAAGCTGATATGGAAACCCCAGATAACTGGACCCAGTTGGCATTTGTCTCTGAGGTGGCATAATTTACATTagctgctaaatgctgattggatgttgccatcGATCACCAACCCTGACTTATTACCCTCATTCATTTGTGAATTATGTATTCATGGGCATAAGCCATTTTAGCTGCTGTCTCATCTAACCTGAGTAACAGGCTGCGCTAGCATACTGCAGAGAAACAACCATGGGTCTATAGTTATTTACCATCTTttatcacacaaacaaaacttgctTCATCAGTTTTAAAGTGGTGCTTAGACCCTGCAGAAATTTTTCCAGGGCACATATGCCATTGCTTTACAACTACAGCTCCAGGGGCAAAAACATGTTCAGGGtcttataat
This window of the Pomacea canaliculata isolate SZHN2017 linkage group LG4, ASM307304v1, whole genome shotgun sequence genome carries:
- the LOC112561493 gene encoding LOW QUALITY PROTEIN: short-chain specific acyl-CoA dehydrogenase, mitochondrial-like (The sequence of the model RefSeq protein was modified relative to this genomic sequence to represent the inferred CDS: substituted 1 base at 1 genomic stop codon), with product MEIRFWDTNGFPFRNFDKDKGFPRAVKEQHLTKIIQIQCSMLSKKLYLGLLCVDVPESDGGTGLDYLAYAVALEEISRGCASTGCIMSVNNSLYLGPIEKYATDKQKEQFLKPFLNGDRVGCFALSEPGNGSDAGAASCTARLILSHSKGKYAGEPGFGFKIAMNSFCXQAALECAIDYANKRNSFGMPISKLQAIQMKLADMGMRLESARLLTWKAAMLKDAGLPYTKLAAMAKLAASETATYNAHQAIQILGGMGYVTDMPAERYYRDARITEIYEGTSEIQRLVIAGNLLKEYS